TGGCCATTCTGCTGGATCTATCAGGGCCCTACTCCCAACATAAGAGTCAGTGGGTTTTGaccaaaacagaacaacaacaaaaaaaaagggtgCTCATACCTTGCAAGCTGTCTCTGCCTACCCACATCTGGCAGTGGCCCATCTGGTCCCATTCTTGTCCCAGGATCCTGAGTATATCCCCAGAAAGCCAGGTATAGTTCCCTGAGATGCTAATCTTGGTATGTTCCAAGATTGgagatattggagattgaaccaggggtgttCTATGTCAtaactacatccccaggctttgtttgtttgtttgttttgttttgaaatggtCTTGctaagcctggcctcaaacttgagatcctcctaccttactagctagcctcctgagttactagcATTACACTTATGCCCTTTTGATGGGAACAGTATCCCTGACCTCACAGTCAGAATATGGTAGCCATTGAACTATGGCCCCTTGTTGCTAGGCAGATGTGGCTGGGACAGTGTGTTATGTCATGAGGGCACAGAGCCaagctgtttcctcatctgtgaaattggGTTGGTAACAGTATGTCCCCAGAGTAATAATGTCCCCTTCTCCATGAATGTGTGCAGTGTTAGTAGTTCAGGGGCTGCCTTTGTCCACACAGGCTACATTACTGGTCAGGAGAAGAGGAGGTCCTTGGCACTGGTTGGGATGAAAGCTCTGGGGCAGCCTGGAGGGTATGGGGCTCAGTTTTCATTGGGCAGGGCAGGCACACTGGCCAGAACAGATAGCAAGCGTGTGTATATGTCAATCCCACGAAGGAACACGGTCTCATGCAACCGCTCATCATGGTCATGCAGCAGCACAGGTGTGCGGTTCATGGGTGAGAAGCCCAGAGCTGGGATCCCCACCTGAAGGAGCAAGAAGGAGCTGTTAGGGGGGAAGCCAGCATCCAGGCCAGCCCCCTGCCCATCCCCCAGTGCAATCAGCTCACCGCACGGAGATAGCGGCTATCAGTGGCAGCAGGGAAAATCTCCGGCTCTAGAGTGAGGTTCCTGCAGAGGGAAGAGCCTGATGAATAAAGGGGGACAGAGGAGATGGCAAGGGAAGAATTCAAGGGGTAAAGGAAGGCAGGGAGAAAAGCAGAGGAGGGGTAGCAAGAAGGAGAGGAGCAGTTGCTGGGTTGGGTGAGGGCTGGTGGGTATGCTTACATGTCCTTGCAGACCCGGTTAAAAGCCGCCCACCAGGGGTTTGTATCATCAATAGGTGTCACTTGGGGCTTCATCCACCTctaagggaggggaaggaaagcagGATCAGGACAGAGGCCTGGGCATCTTGCCCTGTTTCTAAGAGTAAGCCATGTCTGGCACAGAGCACAACTCTTTCCATCTACCAGAGACATCCAGGTGGCCAGTGCAGCCACAGGCCCTCTTCCAGGACCTCAAATGCCCTAGGTGGTCTGGGACCTTTCCACAACGTCTATCCACTTACCTTCTGTCTATCCTTCAGAGCCTAGCCCAAGTGCCCCTTCCTTAGGACGGCTCCCCCAGACCACTGGTCCAATGCCAGATTAAATGTTCTGAGTTCCCCCCTTTTCCTGGATCAAATGTGTACACACTCATATCAAAGcaatattaagtaaatatttgaCTTATGTCTATCTCTCCCCTTCATGTTCTAAGGACCATGAAGGCAAGCAATAAGCCTAATTTTTCTCCCCACTGTATTTCCCAGCACCCACAATGGCCTTTACATCCAACGCTCATTGAATGATAAAATGTCTCTCGTGGTTAAAGAAATGCCCGAATATATGTAGACACACCAAGCATACACTCCTACACTCACACATTTGGTAAGCCCAGTcgtccccagcccccagactACCCCATCATGGATAGGTCCCAAGGTGATACCTGAGCAAACTCGAAGGTGACACCCTCGCCAGCTGCCTGGCACCAGCTCTGCAGCTGCTTCTCGAAAGCCTGAGAGAAGGGAAACAAGCTGATTTCTTAGGCTTTCTCTGAGCCTCTAGGGCACTATTAAAGATATGATTAAAGATGCAGGTTCTCTCCCTCTAACCCAGGCAGAGTCAGCACCTGCAGGTCCACATCCGGTGCCAAGCGGAAGTCAAAGCTGGCGCTCATAGTGGCGGGTACCACATTATAAGCCACACCACCCTCTAGCTTAGTCAGGTTCACACAGGTTACGGCCCCCTCCTTCAGATGAGGGTTTGACTTCAGCCTTTAGTTGGGGGGGGAAACAGATAAAAGAAAGTGGCTCAGCCTCCCTCTCCTCTTGTACTGCCTCCCAAGGGCCACCTCCACCCCACCTCATTCCCAGACTGCCTTACCTCTGCCTTTCCTTCTCCCGGAATGCCAAGATGGAGCTCACAACTTTGTGCTAGAAGAGCGTGAAGTGAGATGTGAGAGTGGCCCCAGGATGGAACCTCCCAAACACCCAGATTCTCCAAGGACCATGTACCAGCTTCTCTGCTGCTGTGTCCTCAATGAAGCGTGACCCATGGCCTGGCCTCCCAGAGCTGGTAAACCGCACCCCTGGGGAGATGTAGAGGGAAGAGAATATTTCCAGCACATgagagggctggagatgcagtCATCCCAGGTATCCCCCTTATTCCAAGCACCTCTGTCAGGACCCTGTCCTGCTTGGAATCACAGCATACAGCTGTTGTGCCTATAGTCAGAACTTGCCCTCAGAAGCTCAGGAAAGAGGAGACCAGGCAGGAAGAGGTGAGAGGCAAAGGCCCTGGCTTCAAGGCCTATTCAGGACTCTAACGGGATTTGTGATCCTTTGTAGGCTGATGCTCTTTTTGATCACCCACATATATAGCAAACCCTCTCTCCAAGCTCACTCATACTCACACCAGAGGCTCCGCTCACTATaaaagacagtgaaggcatcaGTGGGGTTAGCCAGGCCTGAAGGGGAAAAGGAGGTTCAGAGAGTGGAGTGACTCAGCCCCCACTAGCAGCCTCCATACCCCCATCCTGGCTGATCAGAGGCTTAGCAACCTACTCACCCTCATCCAGGGCAAATCCCACCCTCAGGGCCTGGAACTCAGGCCGCTGTACGAGCAGCTCCATGCCTTTGTGACCTccgatttcctcatctgtaaaagcaCAGGGACTTGTGATAAGGGGGCTGCTCCCTGACACTCCCCTTCAACCCCAAAGCTGCCCTCCTTCATAAGTCACTCCTACCAGGTACAAAGGTCATGTGGATGGTTCTAGGAAAACGGTGGCCCTCAACCTTCAGCCTTCTCACAGCTTCCAGGTACCTGAAGGGGCATAAGCCAAGTGCTGCAGGAGCTACAGATGCTTATTAGAATGGTCCAGCAGGCAGGGCCAAGCTGGGCTAGCAAGGTGCAGTCCTACCCTGCCATGATCTAGCAAGGGCTCCAGAAAGTCCCTGCCcatctctgaacctcagtcttCCCATCTGTTCAATGGTCATGGAAATAATTTTGCTCAAGCTAGGGGTCAAGATGACTCTTAACACTGAAGTTCTCCAATCACATTCCTGCGTCAGGCTATTGGTCCAGTGAGGACACTGCAGGGGACTGGGAATAAAAGATACTCACTGGATGCTGACACTCTTCATGTCTTGGGTGCCCCTGGCATAGATGTAGCCCTCAGAATCCTTGAAGGCCTCAAAGGGGTCATGACTCCAATGTTCCTAGGGATAGGGATGGGAAAAAGAGGTGACAGAAAGGGTGGTAAGGAGTACAAAAGAGTACTGAAGAAGGTAGCTGATCACCATCTGGCAGAGAATCAATGCTGGACAAAGATTACTGAGTGGAGAAATGGCATACAGATGTCAAGAGTTAGTGCTGGGACCAGCAGCATGAATTTCTGAGGTCTACATCCTGTGAGTCCTCTAGGTATGCATGTACCCCTCCACA
This Marmota flaviventris isolate mMarFla1 chromosome 8, mMarFla1.hap1, whole genome shotgun sequence DNA region includes the following protein-coding sequences:
- the Acy1 gene encoding aminoacylase-1, whose amino-acid sequence is MANKDPESEHPSVTLFRQYLRIRTVHPNPDYGTAVAFFEERAHQLGLSCQKVEVTPGYVIPVLTWPGTNPTLSSILLNSHMDVVPVFKEHWSHDPFEAFKDSEGYIYARGTQDMKSVSIQYLEAVRRLKVEGHRFPRTIHMTFVPDEEIGGHKGMELLVQRPEFQALRVGFALDEGLANPTDAFTVFYSERSLWWVRFTSSGRPGHGSRFIEDTAAEKLHKVVSSILAFREKERQRLKSNPHLKEGAVTCVNLTKLEGGVAYNVVPATMSASFDFRLAPDVDLQAFEKQLQSWCQAAGEGVTFEFAQRWMKPQVTPIDDTNPWWAAFNRVCKDMNLTLEPEIFPAATDSRYLRAVGIPALGFSPMNRTPVLLHDHDERLHETVFLRGIDIYTRLLSVLASVPALPNEN